One window of the Fusobacterium animalis 7_1 genome contains the following:
- a CDS encoding cold shock domain-containing protein, which translates to MKGTVKWFNKEKGFGFITGEDGKDVFAHFSQIQKEGFKELFEGQEVEFEITEGQKGPQASNIVIIK; encoded by the coding sequence ATGAAAGGTACTGTAAAATGGTTTAACAAAGAAAAAGGATTTGGATTTATCACAGGAGAAGATGGAAAAGATGTTTTTGCACACTTCTCTCAAATTCAAAAAGAAGGATTTAAAGAATTATTTGAAGGACAAGAAGTAGAATTTGAAATTACAGAAGGACAAAAAGGTCCTCAAGCTTCAAATATTGTCATTATTAAGTAG